A single Biomphalaria glabrata chromosome 2, xgBioGlab47.1, whole genome shotgun sequence DNA region contains:
- the LOC106054138 gene encoding uncharacterized protein LOC106054138 isoform X2: protein MGDSLNKGKAQQNVELCVTLVKYMFGSPAGMSQLIKYFETQSRQLDQQTVHLAPASFNPEFESLIRFKGVPILPPAITSSRRNELQQHKKDAVLLEKRLKARHHQTQVDTYHSQGGPVESTFRPTARQLNFDVDVQHENSPSSILQDRLASTSSLNTYAIAEPEIVTEDFGLQTIDSVSSEFTTLDESSIPKVFNGLVLTSLKEQKISYDLDRLSKALNVQELTSTSGSDLSDFIPKSANQNCEQISFPKDGNNGEEQTVSFCHESQDTVVEVSPGDNTSTSGFVENPHLEHTHSSPCSSPGYGSANTSTTIDSQRSSRSSPKSLKGAVHFASFVTEYNTRISQAFDKPTVITKKITVDDVHSCSGGHSDHVVEPVIGHLSNSRHKHALDMNLPDPQDSDKQLNIPFQTYCNSDTLYANKENESSGLSKYSSHAIRKLRKNSHGEKKVICSEAKDLPHSGDKPHVCEQSLPVLAFNVVHQAGSDVETPGLHFNVNPEPHSHPSKSVSTSATALTDNRHTSVSYSQGSSASNSFTVTSESSSSTIKDDTPLQNGNILSNCIKGTKDTEYCDNTMQSSSERTNSDEIDRKEGNTPKTNCISETTTTLQESVNAQSPYQTLIRRGSYTLSEPSPALLRAKSKLEAEKKSKEQSELGQQSKQQKESNRKPLTTKQSSLKVSAAINPSGSSIPSHSEREGKAEHISKYLSQVQFQNSMNFSWDANQPVLESEIKSLSDEIHEKDLDTTVSVLEVLKSIAESQGSIETMTVEDLLSLHQQQMGQKRQELIRQQQQDMEELFIQQRREVMLLEAEIKAAKQLEKDQQEFLIQNAPENIKVRARNHEEEYSPEQSYDDVQQTVNVFKGQTYVKSQSVPSLHTKAASTENIPLMRTKPTDNVHMSKKFQHLKNSSFQSLAKSKLTPDLSQSPDLSPSQLSPKNHRPLVFRSPLKSTISHLYEDIVYNPSQANLPEMKYKFDKVSAAAKGFLTRCLFRSDKVQELIKTIHDTREFAYNFQTETPIKKGVFTTQDTALLERIIAQLQAALLDIHEIFFEIPVSERMALIEQTRLKENEKKIKASSDSTRESGPKISQATLKALERKRKAREAETMALISSSRPKTAPTTTNNKLSSQTDMSGPLKRHFGFLISRALKPLTSHTQLARSETSRSEKERPRTAPEKPLTKPKRITATLIKPGPSNLTESNKDCNKDSTVSSGINNQGTNSNKPVIKSKVATNKTALSQPPKSWR from the exons ATGGGAGACTCTTTGAACAAAGGGAAGGCTCAGCAAAATGTTGAGTTGTGTGTGACTCTAGTGAAATATATG tttgGAAGTCCCGCTGGGATGAGTCAACTGATTAAATACTTTGAAACCCAGAGTAGGCAGTTGGACCAGCAGACTGTTCACCTTGCACCCGCTTCTTTCAACCCTGAGTTTGAGTCACTGATTCGATTCAAAGGTGTACCCATCCTACCACCTGCT ATAACTTCCAGTAGAAGGAATGAACTACAGCAACATAAAAAAGATGCTGTTTTGCTTGAAAAAAGACTTAAAGCCAGACATCATCAAACACAAGTAGACACATATCACAGCCAG gGTGGTCCCGTAGAAAGTACTTTCAGGCCAACAGCTCGTCAGCTCAACTTTGATGTTGATGTACAGCATGAGAACTCTCCTTCCAGCATTCTTCAAGACAGACTTGCATCAACAAGCTCTCTCAACACCTATGCCATTGCAGAACCTGAGATTGTGACTGAGGACTTTGGTTTACAGACCATCGACTCTGTCAGTTCAGAGTTCACTACACTTGATGAGAGCTCTATACCTAAAGTATTTAATGGTCTTGTTCTGACGTCTTTGAAAGAGCAGAAAATTTCATATGACTTAGATCGCCTTTCCAAAGCTCTTAATGTACAAGAACTGACATCAACTAGTGGCAGTGACTTGAGTGACTTTATTCCTAAAAGTGCTAATCAGAATTGTGAACAAATTTCTTTCCCTAAAGATGGAAATAATGGGGAGGAACAAACTGTTAGTTTTTGTCATGAGAGTCAAGACACTGTGGTGGAAGTATCGCCAGGGGACAACACCAGCACATCTGGATTTGTTGAGAACCCCCATCTAGAGCATACACATAGTAGTCCTTGTAGCTCCCCAGGATATGGGTCAGCCAACACCAGCACAACTATTGACAGTCAGAGAAGTAGCCGCAGCAGTCCAAAGTCTCTGAAGGGGGCTGTTCACTTTGCTTCCTTTGTGACTGAGTACAACACGAGGATAAGTCAAGCGTTTGATAAGCCAAcagtaattacaaaaaaaatcacagtTGATGATGTACATAGTTGCTCAGGAGGACACAGTGATCATGTGGTTGAACCTGTCATTGGTCATCTTAGTAACTCTAGGCACAAACATGCATTAGACATGAATTTACCTGATCCACAAGACAGTGATAAACAGCTTAACATTCCATTTCAAACATACTGTAACTCAGATACACtttatgcaaataaagaaaatgaaagttcGGGACTCAGTAAATATTCTTCACATGCCATCAGGAAATTAAGAAAAAACAgccatggggaaaaaaaagttatttgctCAGAAGCAAAAGACTTGCCTCACAGTGGTGACAAGCCTCATGTGTGTGAGCAGTCACTACCTGTGTTGGCCTTCAATGTTGTGCACCAGGCAGGAAGTGATGTTGAGACACCTGGAttgcattttaatgttaatcCAGAACCACATTCCCATCCTTCCAAATCTGTATCTACCTCAGCCACTGCTCTGACTGACAATAGACATACATCTGTTTCTTACTCTCAAGGCTCCAGTGCTTCCAACTCTTTCACAGTTACTTCTGAGTCTAGCAGCAGTACCATTAAAGATGATACACCTTTGCAGAATGGTAATATACTCTCTAATTGTATCAAAGGTACAAAGGATACTGAGTACTGTGACAATACAATGCAATCTTCATCAGAAAGAACTAACTCTGATGAAATAGACAGGAAAGAGGGTAACACTCCAAAGACAAATTGTATCAGTGAAACCACTACTACTCTGCAAGAAAGTGTTAATGCACAATCACCTTATCAGACATTGATCCGAAGAGGATCCTACACACTAAGTGAGCCTTCACCAGCTTTGCTTCGTGCAAAGTCAAAGCTGGaagctgaaaaaaaatcaaaggagCAATCAGAGCTAGGCCAGCAATCTAAACAGCAAAAGGAATCCAACAGAAAGCCACTAACCACAAAACAGAGCTCTTTGAAAGTTTCAGCAGCTATCAACCCCTCTGGTAGTTCTATTCCATCCCACTCAGAAAGGGAAGGTAAAGCAGAACACATTAGTAAGTACTTGAGTCAAGTACAGTTCCAGAACTCTATGAACTTTAGTTGGGATGCAAATCAGCCAGTTCTGGAGAGTGAAATCAAGTCATTGAGTGATGAGATTCATGAGAAGGATTTGGACACTACTGTCTCAGTGTTAGAAGTTTTAAA GTCTATAGCAGAAAGTCAAGGCAGCATAGAAACTATGACAGTAGAAGATTTATTATCACTCCATCAACAACAAATGGGTCAGAAGAGACAGGAACTTATCAGACAACAGCAACAAGATATGGAGGAACTTTTTATTCAACaa AGAAGAGAGGTTATGCTCCTTGAAGCTGAGATTAAAGCAGCAAAACAGCTGGAAAAAGATCAGCAAGAGTTCCTTATACAGAATGCTCCTGAAAATATCAAGGTCAGGGCAAGAAACCATGAAGAAGAATATAGCCCAGAACAAAGTTATGATGATGTGCAGCAGACTGTGAATGTATTCAAAGGACAAACATATGTTAAGAGCCAGTCTGTGCCTTCTTTACACACAAAGGCAGCCTCTACAGAAAACATTCCTTTGATGAGGACCAAACCTACTGACAATGTTCACATGAGTAAAAaatttcaacatttaaaaaacagtAGCTTTCAAAGTCTTGCTAAAAGCAAACTAACACCAGACTTGTCTCAGAGTCCAGATTTGAGTCCTTCACAATTATCACCCAAGAATCATCGACCATTGGTTTTCAGATCACCACTAAAGAGTACTATTTCCCATTTATATGAAGACATTGTTTATAACCCTTCACAG GCTAACTTACcagaaatgaaatacaaatttgatAAAGTCAGTGCAGCAGCTAAAGGATTTTTAACAAGGTGCTTGTTCAGATCTGATAAAGTTCAAGAGCTTATTAAAACAATTCAT GATACACGTGAGTTTGCTTACAACTTTCAAACTGAAACCCCCATCAAGAAAGGTGTCTTCACAACCCAAGACACAGCCTTGTTGGAGCGTATCATAGCACAG CTTCAAGCAGCACTGCTGGACATCCATGAAATTTTCTTTGAGATTCCAGTCTCTGAACGTATGGCTCTGATTGAACAAACAagattaaaggaaaatgaaaaaaaaatcaaagct TCCAGTGATAGTACAAGAGAGTCAGGACCAAAAATTAGTCAGGCCACACTGAAAGCTCTAGAGAGGAAAAGAAAAGCTAG AGAAGCAGAAACTATGGCTTTGATTAGTAGCTCAAGACCTAAAACAGCACCTACAACAACTAATAATAAACTATCTAGTCAAACAGATATGAG TGGACCATTAAAAAGACATTTTGGATTTCTCATCTCCAGGGCCTTGAAACCTCTTACAAGTCATACACAACTTGCACGGTCTGAGACTAGCAG ATCAGAAAAAGAACGTCCACGGACTGCTCCTGAAAAGCCATTGACAAAACCCAAACGTATAACAGCTACATTAATCAAACCTGGTCCCTCCAATTTAACTGAGTCCAATAAAGACTGTAACAAGGACAGTACTG tctcTTCAGGCATTAATAACCAAGGTACTAACAGCAACAAGCCAGTGATCAAGTCAAAAGTAGCTACCAACAAAACCGCACTAAGCCAGCCACCTAAATCCTGGAGATAG